The following proteins come from a genomic window of Aequorivita marisscotiae:
- a CDS encoding SPOR domain-containing protein, translated as MNPQSCFKILIVSLLITFFSEDCIAQNATLTVNTDSKITQLLELKKNLEKDNKLSDGYTIQLYYGELDKANQVISKYRSSYGNWPASIGYETPNFKVWAGNFSTRIEAERALLEIQKTFSSAFILKPERRK; from the coding sequence ATGAATCCACAATCCTGCTTCAAAATTTTAATAGTCAGTCTTTTAATCACTTTTTTTTCTGAAGATTGTATTGCACAAAACGCTACCTTGACGGTAAATACAGATTCAAAAATCACCCAATTGCTGGAGCTAAAGAAAAATCTGGAAAAAGACAATAAACTTTCTGATGGATACACCATACAGTTATATTATGGCGAGCTGGATAAAGCCAACCAGGTTATTAGCAAATACCGAAGCAGTTACGGTAATTGGCCCGCCTCTATAGGTTACGAAACACCAAACTTTAAGGTTTGGGCAGGAAACTTTTCTACGAGAATTGAAGCAGAAAGGGCACTGCTTGAAATACAAAAAACATTTTCTTCTGCTTTTATTTTAAAACCTGAACGCAGAAAATAA
- a CDS encoding DUF3341 domain-containing protein — MASKKIHAIYTDDDLLMQAVKQTRAANYHISEVFTPFPVHGLDHAVGLAPTRIAITSFLYGLVGLSFAVWMMNFIMIEDWPQNIGGKPSFTFYQNMPAFIPIMFELTVFFAAHLMVITFYMRSKLWPFKKAENPDLRTTDDHFLMEVDAENHDVAKLTKFLYDTGASEISLIENEQDH; from the coding sequence ATGGCTTCTAAAAAGATACACGCAATTTACACTGATGACGATCTGCTAATGCAAGCCGTTAAGCAGACGCGCGCGGCAAACTATCATATCTCCGAGGTTTTTACCCCGTTTCCGGTACACGGTTTGGACCATGCTGTAGGTTTGGCGCCAACCCGTATAGCAATAACCTCATTCCTTTACGGTCTTGTGGGATTAAGTTTTGCGGTTTGGATGATGAATTTTATAATGATTGAAGATTGGCCGCAGAACATTGGTGGTAAACCAAGCTTTACATTTTATCAAAATATGCCGGCATTTATACCAATTATGTTTGAACTTACCGTGTTTTTTGCGGCTCACTTAATGGTTATCACGTTCTATATGCGAAGTAAACTATGGCCTTTCAAAAAAGCTGAAAATCCAGATTTACGTACTACGGACGATCACTTTCTAATGGAGGTTGATGCAGAAAACCACGACGTTGCAAAGTTAACCAAGTTCTTGTATGATACGGGTGCATCGGAAATTAGTCTAATTGAAAACGAGCAAGACCATTAA
- a CDS encoding TAT-variant-translocated molybdopterin oxidoreductase has product MASNKKYWRSVEELNEDSAIVKALQDNEFVTEIPTDEFLGDKKALESSSTTRRDFLKYVGFSTAAATLAACEGPVVKSIPYVVQPHEIVPGVANYYASTMADGFDFANVLVKTREGRPIKIERNDLSENGGSANARVHASILGLYDKNRLTGPLLNGAAVSWPEFDTAMAQKMNEMSGKDIVLLTQTFASPSTSKLISEFTAKYANIKHVVYDTVSCSAALDAFQNTYGSRALPDYDFSKAELIVSVGADFLGDWQGGSYSKGYAKGRIPKNGKMSRHIQFEANLTLTGGKADKRVPATPTQQIEILKALTGGSASGLPENIADAVNKAKAQLQKAGGKALLITNLPDVASQTMALKFNANSEAMDVNKPLLTRQGSNSEVMSVVNGVISGNIKGLITVGVDPVYSLPNAQEFAEAYQKLEMSLAFAIKQDATASLAKMVAAVPHYLESWGDAQIKKGHYSLTQPTIRPLFNTRQFQDCLLQWTGNSKKYYDYVKETWTSSILGGGSWGQALHDGFVISDSEVSMESVKSASEGAGVLEESTSNGALSFLSQDGNYDLTLYTSTGLGDGQQANNPWLQEFPDPITRASWDNYLTVSASDAEALGLVNKHVSNGALNGSYANVTLGNVVIENVPVIIQPGQAKGSVGLALGYGKTAAIQEEMQTGVNAYALYQNFSNIQKVSIEKASGMHEFACVQLQSTMAGRSEDIIKETTLEIFNTKDKSHWNSVPVTDYDHSPTSVRDEKADIWSSFDTSVGHHFNLSIDLNACTGCGACVIACHAENNVPVVGKEEVRKFRDMHWLRVDRYYAAGETFKEEIETLENLPAFDSYKVVEVPAYENPQVAFQPVMCQHCNHAPCETVCPVAATSHGRQGQNHMAYNRCVGTRYCANNCPYKVRRFNWFLYSENDAFDYNMNNDLGRMVLNPDVVVRSRGVMEKCSLCIQMTQKTILDAKREGRPVKDGEFQTACSKACDTGAMVFGDINDEESEVLKLKKDDRMYHLLENVGTKPNVFYHAIIKNTTEA; this is encoded by the coding sequence ATGGCATCAAACAAGAAATACTGGAGAAGTGTTGAAGAGCTGAACGAAGACAGTGCAATTGTGAAGGCGCTGCAGGATAATGAGTTTGTAACTGAAATCCCTACAGACGAGTTTCTTGGCGATAAAAAAGCTTTAGAATCTTCATCAACCACGCGTCGTGATTTCTTAAAATATGTGGGCTTTTCTACAGCTGCGGCTACATTGGCTGCTTGCGAGGGTCCCGTGGTTAAGTCAATTCCTTATGTTGTTCAGCCTCACGAAATAGTGCCTGGAGTAGCAAATTATTATGCTTCAACTATGGCCGACGGTTTCGATTTTGCCAATGTTTTGGTAAAAACTCGTGAAGGACGTCCCATTAAAATTGAAAGAAATGACCTTTCGGAAAATGGCGGAAGCGCAAATGCACGTGTGCATGCTTCAATCTTAGGATTATACGATAAAAACAGATTAACTGGCCCCTTGTTAAACGGTGCTGCTGTTAGTTGGCCAGAGTTTGATACGGCTATGGCGCAGAAAATGAATGAAATGTCTGGAAAAGATATTGTTTTGCTTACGCAAACATTCGCGAGCCCTTCTACTTCAAAATTAATTTCTGAATTTACCGCTAAATACGCGAACATAAAGCATGTTGTTTATGATACAGTATCTTGTTCGGCCGCTTTAGATGCGTTTCAGAATACATATGGAAGCCGTGCATTGCCAGATTACGATTTTTCAAAAGCCGAATTAATTGTATCTGTAGGAGCCGATTTCTTGGGCGACTGGCAAGGTGGAAGCTACAGCAAAGGTTATGCTAAAGGCCGCATTCCAAAAAACGGAAAAATGTCTCGCCATATTCAGTTTGAAGCAAATCTTACCTTAACCGGTGGAAAGGCAGATAAGCGAGTTCCGGCTACACCTACCCAACAAATAGAAATTTTAAAAGCTTTAACCGGTGGAAGTGCTTCTGGTTTGCCAGAAAATATAGCCGATGCTGTAAATAAAGCGAAAGCCCAACTTCAAAAAGCTGGAGGTAAAGCTTTATTGATAACAAACTTACCCGATGTAGCTTCGCAAACAATGGCGTTAAAATTTAATGCCAATAGTGAGGCTATGGATGTTAACAAACCATTGTTGACTAGACAGGGCAGTAATAGTGAAGTAATGAGCGTTGTAAACGGTGTTATTTCAGGAAATATAAAAGGCTTAATTACGGTGGGTGTTGACCCTGTTTATTCCTTGCCAAATGCACAGGAATTTGCTGAGGCATACCAAAAATTGGAAATGAGTCTTGCATTCGCTATTAAACAGGATGCTACTGCTTCATTGGCTAAAATGGTTGCCGCTGTTCCTCATTACTTAGAGTCTTGGGGCGATGCACAAATAAAGAAAGGCCACTATAGTCTTACACAGCCTACAATCCGTCCGTTGTTTAATACACGTCAGTTTCAAGATTGTTTGTTGCAGTGGACTGGCAATTCAAAAAAATATTACGATTACGTAAAAGAAACTTGGACATCTTCAATTTTAGGTGGTGGTTCGTGGGGTCAAGCGCTTCACGATGGTTTCGTAATCAGTGATTCTGAAGTGTCCATGGAGTCTGTAAAATCTGCTTCAGAAGGAGCTGGCGTTTTAGAGGAAAGTACTTCTAACGGTGCACTTTCGTTTCTTTCACAAGACGGTAATTACGATCTTACTTTATACACTTCTACTGGTTTGGGAGATGGCCAACAAGCTAACAACCCTTGGCTGCAAGAATTTCCAGATCCTATTACAAGAGCCTCGTGGGACAACTATCTTACGGTTTCGGCGTCAGATGCTGAAGCTCTCGGTCTAGTAAACAAACATGTATCTAATGGTGCTTTAAACGGAAGTTATGCAAATGTAACTTTAGGAAACGTAGTTATTGAAAACGTTCCAGTGATCATCCAACCAGGGCAAGCCAAAGGTTCTGTTGGTCTAGCATTGGGGTATGGTAAAACGGCTGCAATTCAAGAAGAAATGCAAACGGGAGTTAATGCCTATGCGCTGTATCAAAACTTCTCAAACATTCAGAAGGTATCTATTGAAAAAGCTAGCGGAATGCACGAATTTGCTTGCGTACAGTTGCAAAGTACAATGGCCGGACGTAGTGAAGATATTATAAAGGAAACAACTCTTGAAATTTTCAATACTAAAGATAAATCACACTGGAATTCTGTTCCTGTAACCGACTACGATCACAGTCCAACTTCGGTACGCGATGAAAAGGCAGATATCTGGAGCTCGTTCGATACTAGTGTTGGGCATCATTTTAATCTTTCTATAGATTTAAATGCGTGTACAGGATGTGGAGCTTGTGTAATTGCTTGCCATGCAGAAAACAACGTTCCCGTTGTTGGTAAAGAAGAAGTTAGGAAGTTCCGCGATATGCACTGGTTGCGCGTAGATAGATATTATGCTGCCGGTGAAACCTTTAAAGAAGAAATTGAAACTTTAGAAAATCTTCCTGCTTTTGATTCGTATAAAGTAGTTGAAGTTCCTGCATATGAAAATCCACAGGTTGCATTTCAGCCTGTAATGTGTCAGCATTGTAATCATGCACCTTGTGAAACTGTTTGTCCTGTTGCGGCCACGTCGCACGGTCGCCAGGGTCAGAATCATATGGCTTACAACCGTTGTGTTGGAACACGCTATTGTGCAAACAACTGTCCTTACAAGGTTCGTCGTTTTAACTGGTTCCTATATAGCGAAAATGATGCTTTTGATTATAATATGAACAATGACCTTGGAAGAATGGTGCTTAACCCAGATGTGGTGGTGCGTTCTCGCGGGGTAATGGAAAAATGTTCGTTGTGTATCCAAATGACACAGAAAACAATTCTAGATGCTAAGCGCGAAGGAAGACCTGTTAAGGACGGCGAATTCCAAACTGCTTGTTCAAAAGCTTGCGACACTGGAGCAATGGTATTTGGAGATATAAACGATGAAGAATCTGAAGTGTTAAAACTGAAAAAGGATGATAGAATGTATCATTTGTTAGAGAATGTTGGTACAAAGCCGAATGTATTCTATCACGCTATTATAAAAAACACCACAGAAGCATAA
- the nrfD gene encoding NrfD/PsrC family molybdoenzyme membrane anchor subunit produces MSSHYEAPIREPLVLGEKSYHDISVDVGAPVLGKANKSWWIVFTIALIAFLWGLGCIIYTVSTGIGVWGLNKTIGWAWDITNFVWWVGIGHAGTLISAVLLLFRQKWRMAVNRSAEAMTIFAVVQAGLFPIIHMGRPWLAYWVLPIPNQFGSLWVNFNSPLLWDVFAISTYLSVSLVFWWTGLLPDFAMIRDRTQSPFQKKIYGILSFGWSGRVKDWQRFEEVSLVLAGLATPLVLSVHTIVSFDFATSVVPGWHSTIYPPYFVAGAIFSGFAMVQTLLIIMRKVSNLENYITVLHIEYMNKVILLTGGIVTVAYLIEYFIAWYSGVPYENYAYLSFGAATGPYWWAFWALIICNLIVPLTLWVKKLRRNIVWTFIVALIINIGMWFERFDIIVIDLSKDRLTSTWAMFQPTFVDIGTFMGTIGFFFVLFLLYARTFPVIAQAEVKTILKSSGESFKKLRAIHGDDHSHVQTVEEYPADAGPAANTLDKNFESPFNSAEDEVENNAVDFEMHKGKIDNLLSAVGVFNPETQSQDDLKKINGVGPVMEQKLHQLGIFTFEQVSRMTDREYDLLDEIISEFPGRAKRDDWAGQALILKNEN; encoded by the coding sequence ATGTCGTCACACTACGAAGCACCTATAAGAGAGCCTTTGGTTCTGGGAGAGAAGTCCTATCATGACATCAGTGTAGATGTTGGGGCACCCGTTCTGGGAAAGGCCAATAAATCTTGGTGGATTGTTTTTACCATCGCCCTAATAGCATTTTTATGGGGGTTGGGATGCATTATCTACACCGTATCAACCGGTATTGGAGTTTGGGGATTAAACAAGACCATTGGTTGGGCTTGGGATATTACCAACTTTGTTTGGTGGGTAGGTATTGGTCACGCCGGAACACTTATTTCTGCCGTATTATTACTTTTCCGCCAAAAATGGAGGATGGCCGTTAACCGTTCTGCGGAAGCGATGACTATTTTCGCAGTTGTTCAGGCTGGATTGTTTCCAATTATTCACATGGGGCGTCCGTGGTTGGCGTATTGGGTATTACCTATCCCTAACCAGTTTGGGTCGTTATGGGTAAACTTTAACTCACCATTGCTTTGGGATGTATTTGCAATTTCAACATACCTTTCTGTATCACTTGTATTCTGGTGGACAGGGTTGCTTCCGGATTTTGCAATGATACGCGATAGAACCCAAAGCCCATTTCAGAAAAAAATATATGGCATACTTAGTTTTGGATGGAGCGGCCGTGTAAAAGACTGGCAACGTTTTGAAGAAGTGTCACTTGTTTTGGCAGGTTTGGCCACGCCACTGGTACTTTCGGTACATACCATTGTATCTTTTGACTTTGCTACTTCGGTAGTTCCGGGCTGGCATAGTACCATTTATCCGCCTTACTTTGTTGCAGGAGCAATTTTCTCTGGTTTCGCTATGGTACAAACCCTGCTTATAATTATGCGTAAGGTTTCTAACCTAGAAAACTATATTACTGTACTTCATATTGAGTATATGAATAAAGTAATCTTACTTACCGGAGGAATAGTTACCGTTGCGTATTTAATTGAATATTTTATAGCTTGGTATTCTGGTGTGCCTTACGAAAATTACGCTTATTTATCCTTTGGTGCTGCAACTGGACCATACTGGTGGGCATTTTGGGCGTTAATAATCTGTAACCTAATTGTGCCACTTACACTTTGGGTGAAAAAGTTAAGAAGAAATATTGTTTGGACGTTTATCGTAGCTCTTATAATTAACATCGGAATGTGGTTTGAGCGTTTTGATATTATTGTTATAGATTTAAGTAAAGATAGATTAACCTCTACTTGGGCTATGTTTCAACCAACCTTTGTAGACATAGGTACCTTTATGGGAACCATCGGATTTTTCTTTGTGCTTTTCTTACTATATGCTCGTACTTTCCCAGTAATTGCACAAGCAGAAGTAAAAACAATTTTAAAATCTTCGGGAGAATCCTTTAAAAAATTACGCGCAATTCACGGCGATGACCACAGTCACGTACAAACAGTAGAGGAATATCCTGCTGATGCCGGTCCGGCCGCAAATACGTTAGATAAAAATTTTGAATCGCCATTTAATTCGGCTGAAGATGAAGTTGAAAATAATGCAGTTGATTTTGAAATGCATAAAGGGAAAATAGATAATCTGCTAAGTGCCGTAGGTGTCTTTAACCCAGAAACACAATCTCAGGACGACCTTAAAAAGATAAACGGAGTTGGACCAGTGATGGAACAGAAGCTTCACCAATTGGGAATATTTACTTTTGAACAGGTTAGCCGAATGACCGATCGCGAATACGATTTATTGGATGAGATAATTAGTGAATTCCCAGGAAGAGCCAAACGAGACGATTGGGCTGGACAAGCACTAATTTTAAAAAACGAAAACTAA
- a CDS encoding cytochrome c oxidase subunit II transmembrane domain-containing protein: MTAFLVILVIVLFGISVWQMNRIFQLAKTKPTGHSEIASDKDNNTQGYLMLGFLAFIYILTIVSFWLWFDTLLPESGSEHGSKIDNLMLISMILIFFVGILTQGVLHYFAFIYRGNKVKRATFYADNDKLEFIWTIIPVIVLAGLIIYGLFTWTDIMNVDKDDDPLIVELYAQQFNWKARYGGNDNTLGNANVRLIEGVNQLGVDPADPNGQDDKIVTELHLPVGRKVLIKMRSQDVLHSAYMPHFRAQMNCVPGMITQFAFTPTITTEEMRQNDYIIDKVANINTIRKEKSVELAAKGEEPLETYEFDYFVLCNKICGISHYNMQMKIIVESEEDYKAWLAEQPTLGEQLSKETK, from the coding sequence ATGACCGCATTTTTAGTAATATTAGTAATCGTCCTTTTTGGAATTTCTGTATGGCAAATGAACAGAATTTTCCAGTTAGCAAAGACAAAGCCTACCGGCCATTCTGAAATAGCATCAGATAAGGATAATAACACCCAAGGGTACTTAATGTTAGGCTTTCTGGCATTTATCTATATTTTAACCATTGTTTCCTTTTGGTTGTGGTTTGATACCCTATTGCCAGAATCTGGATCTGAACATGGTTCTAAGATTGACAACCTTATGTTAATCTCTATGATTCTTATATTCTTTGTTGGAATTCTTACGCAAGGAGTGTTGCATTATTTTGCTTTCATTTACCGTGGCAACAAGGTTAAACGAGCTACTTTCTATGCCGATAACGACAAATTAGAATTTATTTGGACTATTATTCCAGTAATTGTATTGGCGGGGCTCATCATTTACGGTCTATTTACTTGGACCGATATTATGAATGTTGACAAAGATGACGATCCATTAATCGTTGAGCTTTATGCGCAGCAATTTAACTGGAAAGCTCGCTATGGTGGAAATGATAATACCCTCGGAAATGCAAACGTTCGCTTAATAGAAGGTGTTAATCAATTGGGGGTAGATCCTGCAGATCCAAACGGTCAGGATGATAAAATAGTAACCGAACTTCACCTGCCGGTTGGACGAAAAGTATTAATTAAAATGCGATCACAAGATGTGCTGCATTCTGCTTATATGCCTCATTTTAGAGCGCAAATGAACTGTGTCCCAGGAATGATTACACAATTCGCTTTTACTCCTACTATTACTACGGAAGAAATGCGACAAAATGATTATATTATCGATAAGGTAGCGAACATCAATACCATTAGAAAGGAAAAATCTGTTGAACTTGCAGCCAAAGGAGAAGAACCTTTAGAAACTTATGAATTTGACTATTTTGTACTGTGTAACAAAATATGTGGTATAAGCCACTACAATATGCAGATGAAAATAATTGTAGAGTCTGAAGAAGATTACAAGGCTTGGTTGGCAGAACAACCTACCTTAGGAGAACAGCTTAGCAAAGAAACTAAATAA
- a CDS encoding c-type cytochrome — protein MKTLINIGIAIIASATMVSCFNDKKPNYQYFPNMYEPVGYETYGEYDIFPDQQEAMIPPANTVARGHSAYDYENSTEGLLLAKAELTNPYPVTEENLATGAQLYTLYCAVCHGDQGDGKGILATREKFLGIPSYADAGRTITPGGTYHVQVYGLNAMGSYAGQVDEKERWQIAMHVMDLKASLKGEPGVLETAKATADSISSLSEKNMDAGTASEVDNK, from the coding sequence ATGAAAACATTAATAAACATAGGAATCGCCATTATTGCATCTGCAACCATGGTTTCTTGTTTTAACGATAAAAAACCAAACTATCAATATTTTCCAAATATGTACGAGCCGGTTGGTTACGAAACATATGGTGAATACGATATATTTCCAGATCAACAGGAGGCAATGATTCCGCCGGCTAACACTGTTGCACGTGGCCATTCTGCTTATGACTATGAAAACAGTACGGAAGGATTATTACTTGCCAAAGCAGAGTTAACTAATCCATATCCTGTTACGGAAGAAAATTTGGCAACGGGTGCCCAGCTTTATACACTTTATTGTGCTGTATGCCATGGCGATCAAGGCGATGGAAAAGGAATATTGGCAACTCGTGAAAAATTCTTAGGAATTCCCAGCTATGCAGATGCAGGACGTACTATTACACCTGGAGGTACCTATCATGTACAAGTTTACGGTTTAAATGCAATGGGCTCCTATGCTGGGCAAGTAGACGAAAAGGAGCGCTGGCAAATAGCAATGCATGTTATGGATTTAAAGGCATCGTTAAAAGGTGAGCCTGGAGTCCTAGAAACTGCTAAAGCTACCGCAGATTCTATTAGTAGTTTGTCAGAAAAGAATATGGATGCAGGTACTGCTTCCGAAGTAGATAATAAGTAA
- a CDS encoding c-type cytochrome, which translates to MKKVNLIHLRSKLPLLLLVFLLTFSTSIYSQETAEGNAAGGDVAAGEALFKANCAACHKLDKKAVGPALRGVGDKFDRDWLYKWIQNSQALIAAGDPQAVKLFEENNKAIMTAFPALSETDMDNILAYVDQPKAEPVAAAPGAEATAGGGASGGGSVSNTLVVGALALIFLLLVIMLYLVTNTLKRIAEANGVVYEEKEKGTPIWKAFVQNQFLVLVFSIFLLLSAAYFGFGYMMQVGVDQGYAPVQPIHYSHKIHAGDNQIDCNFCHSSARKSKHSGIPSLNVCMNCHKNISEVAPETATEEYSKEFYDGEIQKLYKAVGWDAENQEYTGKTEPVKWVRIHNLPDFVYFNHSQHVTVAGIACQKCHGEIQEMEVVEQFAPLTMGWCIDCHRETNVNLENNEYYAKIHEELSKKYGVEKLTIAEMGGLECGKCHY; encoded by the coding sequence ATGAAAAAGGTGAATTTAATACATCTACGCTCAAAATTGCCACTTCTTTTGTTAGTGTTTTTACTAACTTTTTCAACTTCCATTTATTCGCAAGAAACAGCAGAAGGCAATGCTGCCGGAGGAGACGTTGCTGCGGGGGAAGCTTTGTTTAAGGCCAATTGTGCTGCGTGTCATAAACTAGATAAAAAGGCAGTGGGTCCCGCACTAAGAGGCGTGGGCGATAAATTTGACCGTGATTGGTTGTACAAATGGATTCAGAACAGTCAGGCGCTAATTGCCGCTGGCGATCCACAAGCTGTAAAGCTTTTTGAAGAAAACAACAAGGCTATAATGACGGCCTTTCCGGCACTTTCGGAAACAGATATGGATAATATCTTGGCATACGTTGATCAGCCTAAAGCGGAGCCGGTTGCAGCAGCACCGGGCGCAGAAGCTACTGCTGGGGGTGGAGCCTCAGGCGGAGGTTCTGTTTCTAACACATTGGTGGTAGGAGCACTGGCGCTTATTTTCTTGTTGCTGGTTATTATGCTCTATTTGGTCACCAATACGCTTAAAAGAATTGCAGAAGCAAATGGTGTTGTTTATGAAGAAAAGGAAAAGGGCACCCCTATTTGGAAAGCTTTTGTTCAAAATCAATTTTTGGTTTTGGTGTTTTCAATATTCTTATTGCTTTCCGCGGCATATTTCGGGTTTGGGTATATGATGCAGGTAGGTGTAGATCAGGGGTACGCTCCTGTGCAGCCAATTCATTACTCACATAAAATTCACGCTGGCGACAATCAGATAGATTGTAATTTCTGCCATAGTTCTGCTAGAAAAAGTAAACATTCCGGAATACCTTCATTAAATGTTTGTATGAATTGTCATAAAAATATTTCAGAAGTAGCTCCTGAAACGGCCACTGAAGAATATTCAAAAGAATTTTACGACGGAGAAATCCAGAAATTATACAAAGCCGTAGGCTGGGACGCCGAAAACCAAGAATACACCGGAAAAACGGAGCCTGTAAAATGGGTTCGTATCCACAACCTTCCTGACTTTGTATATTTTAACCACTCACAACACGTTACCGTTGCCGGGATCGCCTGTCAAAAATGTCACGGTGAAATTCAGGAAATGGAAGTAGTAGAGCAATTTGCTCCACTTACAATGGGGTGGTGTATAGACTGTCACAGAGAAACGAACGTTAATTTGGAGAATAATGAATATTATGCCAAAATACACGAGGAGCTTTCTAAAAAGTATGGAGTTGAGAAGTTAACAATCGCCGAAATGGGCGGATTGGAATGTGGAAAATGTCACTATTAA
- a CDS encoding quinol:cytochrome C oxidoreductase, with protein sequence MYTLPSKLKLFSIIIMVLGLAGMAYGFLTTPKTVEDVKKIMAQQEGHHAEGHADAGHGEDNTANFVDTARGEAGYSEAAMEHATDLKPEGHGASSHDEHVLHQMQTRPWSATFVAAFFFMMIALGVLVFYAIQYASQAGWSPALYRIMEGITSYLLPGSIIVFLIVAFAGTHFFPWQNEELVAGDKILQGKAGYLNLPFFLIRGFIYLLGWNLYRYFSRKNSLAQDEVNNYGPYRKNFKISVFFLAFFLVTEASMAIDWFMSMTPHWYSTLFPWYVFASLFVSAITVIALVTIHLKSRGLIPFVSDKHLHDLAIYMFAFSIFWTYLWFSQFMLIWYANIPEEVTYFIIRIQEYKVLFFGMLILNFVFPILVLMNSDYKRVPWFVVIAAVFILVGHYIDVFLLVMPSTVGHNWYFGIPEIAALLFFAGLFILVVGTGLGKVSLRPKNDPFIKESENYHF encoded by the coding sequence ATGTATACGCTACCTAGTAAATTAAAACTGTTTTCTATCATTATAATGGTGCTTGGACTGGCAGGAATGGCCTATGGTTTTCTTACAACCCCAAAGACTGTTGAGGATGTTAAAAAAATAATGGCCCAACAAGAAGGCCATCACGCTGAGGGACATGCAGATGCAGGACACGGCGAAGATAATACGGCGAACTTTGTTGATACTGCTCGTGGTGAAGCAGGTTATTCAGAAGCCGCGATGGAACACGCTACCGATTTAAAACCTGAAGGTCATGGTGCGAGCTCACACGATGAGCATGTTTTGCACCAGATGCAAACCAGACCTTGGTCTGCTACATTTGTGGCGGCATTTTTCTTTATGATGATTGCTTTAGGAGTATTGGTGTTTTATGCTATTCAATATGCTTCTCAGGCAGGTTGGTCTCCGGCACTTTATAGAATTATGGAAGGAATTACTAGCTATTTACTGCCTGGTTCTATTATTGTATTTTTAATAGTTGCTTTTGCGGGAACTCATTTTTTTCCTTGGCAGAACGAGGAGTTGGTAGCAGGAGATAAAATATTGCAAGGAAAGGCAGGTTATCTTAACCTTCCATTCTTTTTAATTCGTGGTTTTATCTATCTTTTAGGATGGAACCTATATAGATACTTCTCCAGAAAAAATTCATTGGCGCAAGACGAGGTTAATAATTATGGGCCATATAGAAAGAACTTTAAAATCTCAGTTTTCTTCCTGGCCTTCTTCCTTGTAACAGAAGCTTCAATGGCTATAGATTGGTTTATGTCTATGACACCGCACTGGTACAGTACGTTATTTCCTTGGTATGTTTTTGCAAGTTTATTTGTGTCGGCTATTACAGTAATAGCATTGGTAACAATACATTTAAAGAGCCGAGGCCTTATACCCTTTGTGAGCGATAAACATCTACACGATTTAGCTATATATATGTTTGCATTCAGTATATTCTGGACTTATTTATGGTTCAGTCAGTTTATGCTTATTTGGTATGCAAACATTCCAGAAGAGGTGACTTATTTTATAATACGGATTCAAGAATATAAAGTATTGTTTTTCGGAATGCTTATACTTAATTTTGTATTCCCTATTTTAGTATTGATGAATAGCGACTACAAGCGAGTACCGTGGTTTGTTGTTATTGCTGCAGTATTTATTTTGGTAGGCCACTATATAGACGTGTTCTTATTAGTGATGCCTTCAACTGTAGGCCATAACTGGTACTTTGGAATACCAGAAATAGCAGCATTGTTATTTTTTGCAGGACTTTTCATATTAGTTGTCGGAACGGGATTAGGGAAAGTTTCTCTCAGACCAAAGAATGATCCGTTTATTAAAGAAAGTGAAAACTACCATTTTTAA